The following coding sequences lie in one Peribacillus frigoritolerans genomic window:
- a CDS encoding MBL fold metallo-hydrolase produces the protein MKITVIGCWGGYPAKNEASSGYLLEYEDFRILLDCGSGVLSQLQNHMKPEDLGAVVLSHYHPDHVADIGVLQHAAFIQQILGSEKRTIPIYGHDLDEVEFGKLTYKDVTKGIAFSADQPFTIGPCKFTFMKTKHPVPCFAMRIEAENHSIVYTGDSSYMDELADFAKDANVLLCESNFYSDMDGSKAGHMTAREAGMLAEKADVQLLLLTHLPHYGNLDQLKKEASEVFKREIAVARTNLEFQL, from the coding sequence ATGAAAATCACCGTAATTGGCTGCTGGGGCGGTTATCCAGCTAAAAATGAGGCAAGTTCCGGTTATTTGCTTGAATACGAAGATTTTCGCATTCTGCTTGATTGTGGCAGCGGTGTTCTATCACAGCTGCAAAACCATATGAAGCCGGAGGATCTTGGTGCAGTTGTATTATCCCACTATCATCCAGATCATGTAGCGGATATTGGTGTCCTGCAGCACGCTGCGTTCATACAGCAGATATTGGGCAGCGAAAAAAGGACCATTCCTATATATGGTCATGATTTAGACGAAGTCGAATTTGGTAAGTTAACTTATAAAGACGTGACAAAGGGGATAGCCTTCTCTGCTGATCAACCCTTCACCATTGGACCGTGTAAATTTACGTTCATGAAAACAAAACATCCAGTCCCTTGTTTTGCAATGAGGATTGAAGCTGAAAATCATTCGATAGTTTACACAGGTGACAGTTCATATATGGATGAGCTTGCAGATTTCGCTAAAGACGCAAATGTTTTATTATGTGAAAGTAACTTTTACAGTGACATGGATGGTTCAAAGGCGGGGCATATGACGGCAAGGGAAGCGGGCATGCTGGCAGAAAAGGCTGACGTCCAGCTTTTGCTGTTAACTCACCTCCCGCATTATGGGAATCTTGATCAACTGAAAAAAGAAGCATCCGAGGTATTCAAAAGGGAAATAGCTGTAGCCAGAACCAATCTTGAATTCCAACTATAA
- the yhfH gene encoding protein YhfH — MIQSSIEFFKNLPPKQCTECGKKIEEQHECYGNHCDHCLSGE; from the coding sequence ATGATTCAAAGTAGCATTGAGTTCTTTAAAAACCTGCCACCGAAACAATGCACGGAATGCGGAAAAAAAATTGAAGAACAGCACGAATGTTATGGAAACCACTGTGATCATTGCCTTTCTGGAGAGTAG
- a CDS encoding TetR/AcrR family transcriptional regulator: MSVDRKKLILEAATKSFSLFGYKATTMDQVAKIANVGKGTIYTFYKNKEELFKEIVQRLIEEMKYEAEQSLDDQLSFFENLHRAVYRILEFRQEHQLSLKLLQEEREIGTPAVQDMVNEMEEAIVSYIKEKLKIAIDKGYIQPCDPEITAFLMLKMYLALIFDWERNHAPLEKEEIAELFKIYLFKGLSVT, from the coding sequence ATGTCTGTTGATCGTAAAAAATTAATTTTAGAAGCTGCGACCAAGTCGTTTTCACTTTTTGGATATAAGGCGACGACGATGGATCAAGTCGCTAAAATTGCCAATGTGGGAAAAGGGACCATTTATACCTTTTACAAAAATAAAGAAGAGCTGTTTAAAGAAATCGTTCAGCGGTTGATAGAGGAAATGAAATATGAGGCGGAACAATCTTTGGATGACCAACTCTCCTTTTTTGAAAACCTGCATCGAGCCGTTTATCGAATTCTGGAGTTCAGGCAGGAACATCAATTATCTTTGAAACTTCTTCAGGAAGAGCGCGAAATTGGTACGCCGGCCGTTCAGGATATGGTTAATGAAATGGAAGAAGCCATTGTATCCTACATTAAGGAAAAACTAAAAATAGCGATTGATAAGGGCTATATACAGCCTTGCGATCCAGAGATAACAGCTTTCCTGATGCTAAAGATGTACCTTGCCCTGATTTTTGATTGGGAAAGGAACCATGCCCCATTAGAGAAAGAGGAAATTGCTGAACTATTTAAAATATATTTATTTAAAGGATTATCCGTTACGTGA
- a CDS encoding antibiotic biosynthesis monooxygenase family protein: protein MNVFITSGTYDFLKIKKDKHPNEKILLMQNPDTAVLLHETTGKTIFSSPRKYEVVDGKGNLQDHGYVVMNNIPVSEEGRPVFEHRFKNRAGFIENEPGFVALRVLRPINSETYVILTIWEKQADFLNWKNSGSFKMAHNSDSKAPVTNSSQKMFSGEAYVTQYTLVKDSEE, encoded by the coding sequence ATGAATGTATTCATCACATCAGGCACTTACGATTTTTTAAAAATCAAAAAAGATAAGCACCCGAATGAAAAAATATTACTTATGCAAAATCCTGACACTGCAGTACTTTTACATGAAACAACAGGTAAAACGATCTTCAGCTCTCCACGTAAGTATGAAGTAGTTGATGGGAAAGGAAACCTTCAGGATCATGGGTATGTAGTCATGAACAATATCCCTGTAAGTGAAGAAGGAAGGCCGGTATTCGAACATCGTTTTAAAAACAGGGCCGGATTCATTGAAAATGAACCAGGTTTCGTCGCACTTCGTGTACTGCGGCCAATCAACTCTGAAACTTATGTAATTCTAACGATTTGGGAGAAACAAGCTGATTTCCTGAACTGGAAGAATTCCGGTTCCTTTAAGATGGCGCATAACAGCGACTCCAAAGCTCCCGTTACGAATTCCAGCCAGAAGATGTTTTCCGGTGAAGCTTATGTCACTCAATATACATTGGTGAAGGATTCCGAAGAATAA
- a CDS encoding EcsC family protein, with product MMDEYEQKAFSELISWKKKVAKKSGRLERMSKKAQIKLNSYIPDRVHKMITDSIKGMIEAVLSGSKYMSKEKNAVLLSLQQKEEWVAETVTAYRKTAVIEGVGTGAAGLLIGLADFPLLLSIKMKLLFELSRIYGFDPNKYEERLFILHIFQMAFSSEEKKLETLQVIEEWDSGKWPEIDWQEFQQEYRDHIDVIKMFQLVPGIGAAVGGYANHHLLEHLGETAVNCYRIRLLKE from the coding sequence ATGATGGATGAATATGAACAAAAAGCATTTTCGGAACTAATATCATGGAAAAAGAAAGTAGCCAAAAAATCCGGCAGGCTTGAGCGGATGTCTAAAAAGGCGCAAATCAAATTGAATAGTTATATTCCAGACCGAGTGCACAAAATGATTACTGATAGTATTAAAGGGATGATTGAGGCCGTATTATCAGGTTCTAAATATATGTCTAAAGAAAAAAATGCAGTGCTACTATCCTTGCAGCAAAAAGAAGAGTGGGTTGCGGAAACCGTAACGGCATATCGGAAAACGGCCGTTATAGAAGGTGTGGGAACCGGGGCGGCAGGGCTTTTAATTGGATTGGCTGATTTCCCATTACTGCTTAGCATCAAGATGAAATTATTATTCGAACTATCCCGTATATACGGTTTCGATCCAAATAAATATGAGGAACGATTATTCATTCTCCATATCTTCCAGATGGCATTTTCAAGCGAGGAGAAGAAATTGGAAACATTACAGGTAATAGAGGAATGGGATTCAGGGAAATGGCCGGAAATAGACTGGCAAGAGTTTCAGCAGGAATATCGCGATCACATCGATGTCATCAAAATGTTCCAGCTCGTTCCAGGTATTGGGGCAGCTGTCGGTGGATATGCCAACCATCATTTGTTGGAACATCTTGGGGAAACGGCTGTCAATTGTTACCGAATCAGACTTCTTAAAGAGTAA
- a CDS encoding lipoate--protein ligase → MLFIDNKGITDPRINLAIEEYALKHLNIDETYLLFYINRPSIIIGRNQNTIEEINSDYVDGNGITVVRRLSGGGAVYHDLGNLNFSFITRDDGDSFHNFKKFTQPVVETLEKLGIHAELSGRNDILAEGKKISGNAMFSTKGRMFSHGTLLFKSEMDHIVSALKVKKDKIESKGIKSIRSRVGNIADFLKEPMSVDEFRSFLLQNIFKDSGKVTEYVLTETDWEKIHEISEERYQNWEWNYGKSPKFNLQNSHRFPVGSVDIRLEVNRGIIENCKIYGDFFGVGEVADIEQKLTGIRYEKEAISRVLDEIDVRHYFGNVTKEEILALIY, encoded by the coding sequence GTGCTTTTTATTGATAATAAGGGAATTACAGATCCAAGAATTAACCTTGCCATCGAAGAATATGCGCTTAAACATTTAAATATAGATGAAACCTATCTTCTATTTTACATTAATCGTCCTTCAATCATCATTGGAAGGAATCAAAATACGATTGAAGAAATCAATTCCGATTATGTAGATGGAAATGGCATTACAGTTGTTCGCCGCCTTTCCGGGGGTGGAGCGGTTTATCATGACCTAGGGAATCTCAATTTCAGTTTCATCACGAGAGATGATGGGGATAGTTTCCATAACTTTAAGAAATTCACCCAGCCTGTCGTGGAAACGCTCGAGAAACTAGGAATACATGCTGAATTGAGCGGTCGCAACGATATTCTGGCTGAAGGAAAGAAAATCTCGGGAAACGCGATGTTCTCAACGAAGGGCAGAATGTTCAGTCATGGGACATTGCTGTTTAAATCAGAAATGGATCACATTGTATCCGCTTTAAAAGTGAAAAAAGATAAAATCGAGTCCAAAGGGATTAAATCGATAAGAAGCCGTGTCGGTAATATTGCCGATTTCCTAAAAGAACCGATGTCTGTTGACGAATTCCGTTCATTCCTTCTGCAAAATATTTTCAAAGATAGCGGAAAGGTTACAGAGTATGTTTTAACCGAGACGGATTGGGAGAAAATTCACGAAATCTCGGAAGAACGATATCAAAACTGGGAGTGGAATTACGGAAAATCACCTAAATTCAACTTGCAAAACTCACATAGATTCCCTGTGGGATCTGTTGATATCCGCCTTGAAGTAAACAGGGGAATCATAGAAAATTGTAAAATCTACGGCGATTTCTTCGGAGTCGGAGAGGTTGCGGATATTGAACAAAAGCTTACTGGAATACGCTATGAAAAGGAAGCAATCAGCAGGGTTCTAGATGAGATTGATGTTCGTCATTATTTTGGCAATGTAACGAAGGAAGAAATATTGGCTTTAATATATTAA
- a CDS encoding phosphatase PAP2 family protein — translation MIKYFWIALVLLCILLFFFLMHEVQSEEALAFDTYIAELFSVGENTFSFTFFKTITYLGKSKFIGFGSLLCVLYLWIIKKDYWTMAVFSIGIAGGDVLNGWIKNHVKRVRPENHLMETAGFSFPSGHAMVGLIFFSMVAYLIMKEIKGNSLKWAVGVGFVCLILLIGVSRIAMKVHFPTDIFAGFALGAAYSLTLFKLYKFLGPRVL, via the coding sequence ATGATTAAATATTTCTGGATTGCTTTGGTTTTGCTTTGCATATTGCTATTCTTTTTTTTGATGCATGAAGTCCAAAGTGAGGAGGCTTTAGCGTTCGATACATATATTGCGGAACTTTTTTCCGTAGGTGAAAATACTTTTTCGTTCACTTTCTTCAAGACCATTACTTATCTTGGGAAATCCAAGTTCATTGGTTTTGGAAGCTTATTATGTGTTCTATATTTGTGGATAATAAAGAAGGATTATTGGACCATGGCCGTCTTCTCTATCGGAATTGCTGGGGGTGATGTGTTAAACGGGTGGATAAAAAATCATGTTAAAAGAGTGCGCCCTGAAAATCATTTGATGGAGACCGCTGGCTTCAGTTTTCCAAGTGGACACGCAATGGTGGGCCTTATTTTCTTCAGTATGGTTGCTTATTTAATCATGAAAGAAATTAAAGGAAACTCATTGAAATGGGCAGTGGGAGTCGGTTTCGTTTGTCTCATTCTGCTAATTGGTGTCAGCAGGATCGCTATGAAAGTTCATTTTCCAACTGATATCTTTGCAGGTTTTGCATTAGGAGCGGCATATAGTTTAACCTTGTTTAAATTGTATAAATTCCTGGGGCCTAGAGTACTTTGA
- a CDS encoding ABC transporter ATP-binding protein has translation MSLLEIKQLVGGYTKTPVLKGISFDIQPNELVGLIGLNGAGKSTTIKHIIGLMEPKGGSVSIHGKTLAQDPDSYRKQFTYVPETPILYDELTLEEHLKLTAMAHGLAEATYKERMDVLLKEFHMEKRLKWFPAHFSKGMKQKVMIMCAFLVQPSLYIVDEPFVGLDPLGIQSLLDLMRKMKESGAGILMSTHILATAERYCDSFIILHNGEIRAKGNLEQLREQFSMPGATLDDLYIQLTKEEIGHE, from the coding sequence ATGTCCTTATTGGAAATAAAGCAATTAGTGGGCGGATACACGAAAACGCCCGTTTTAAAAGGAATAAGTTTTGACATTCAGCCAAATGAGCTAGTAGGGTTAATTGGGCTCAACGGGGCTGGGAAAAGTACGACAATTAAACATATCATCGGACTCATGGAGCCGAAAGGCGGAAGTGTCTCGATTCATGGTAAAACACTTGCCCAGGACCCGGATTCATATCGTAAACAATTCACTTATGTTCCAGAAACGCCAATCTTGTATGATGAGCTTACACTTGAGGAGCATTTAAAGCTTACGGCCATGGCACATGGTTTGGCGGAAGCCACATATAAAGAGAGGATGGACGTTCTGTTAAAGGAATTCCATATGGAGAAAAGGCTTAAATGGTTCCCGGCACATTTTTCAAAGGGAATGAAGCAAAAGGTCATGATCATGTGCGCCTTTTTAGTGCAGCCGTCTTTATATATCGTCGACGAACCATTCGTGGGTCTTGATCCATTAGGCATTCAGTCACTGCTTGACTTGATGAGGAAGATGAAAGAGAGCGGTGCGGGAATTTTAATGTCTACACATATACTGGCGACAGCCGAGAGGTATTGTGATTCTTTCATCATATTGCATAATGGAGAGATTCGGGCAAAAGGCAATCTTGAGCAGCTTCGTGAACAATTTTCCATGCCAGGGGCAACCCTTGACGATTTATATATCCAATTGACGAAAGAAGAAATCGGTCATGAATAG
- the hemH gene encoding ferrochelatase, with the protein MARKKMGLLVMAYGTPYTEEDIERYYTHIRHGRRPSDELIADLKGRYEAIGGLSPLAKITAGQAEALEKKLNSVQEEVEFKAYLGLKHIEPFVEDAVKQMHEDGIKEAVSIVLAPHFSTFSVKSYNGRAQDEAAKLGDLTITSVESWYDEPKFIQYWVDQVKEVIGKMTSEERDNFALIVSAHSLPEKILQSGDPYPNQLKETADMIAKGAGVSNYAVGWQSAGQTPEPWLGPDVQDLTRDLHQAKGYNAFIYIPVGFVAEHLEVLYDNDYECKVVTEEIGAGYYRPDMPNVKPEFIDALATIILNRLQEK; encoded by the coding sequence ATGGCAAGAAAAAAAATGGGCCTTTTAGTCATGGCTTATGGTACTCCGTACACTGAAGAGGATATTGAAAGATATTATACACATATTCGTCATGGGAGACGGCCAAGCGACGAATTGATTGCCGACCTAAAAGGCAGATATGAAGCGATCGGTGGATTATCCCCGCTTGCAAAAATAACCGCAGGGCAAGCCGAAGCGCTTGAAAAGAAATTGAATTCCGTTCAGGAGGAAGTTGAATTCAAGGCATATCTTGGATTGAAACATATTGAACCTTTTGTTGAAGACGCAGTGAAACAAATGCATGAAGATGGAATCAAAGAAGCGGTCAGTATAGTATTGGCACCGCATTTTTCAACATTCAGCGTGAAGTCTTATAATGGACGTGCCCAGGATGAAGCCGCTAAATTGGGGGACCTGACCATCACTTCCGTTGAAAGCTGGTATGATGAGCCCAAATTCATCCAATATTGGGTAGACCAAGTAAAAGAAGTAATCGGGAAAATGACCTCGGAAGAACGCGATAATTTCGCTTTGATTGTGTCGGCACATAGCCTCCCTGAAAAAATCCTGCAATCGGGAGATCCGTATCCAAATCAACTGAAAGAAACGGCAGACATGATTGCAAAAGGCGCAGGGGTCAGCAATTATGCAGTAGGCTGGCAAAGCGCTGGACAAACTCCTGAACCATGGTTGGGACCTGATGTACAGGATTTAACCAGAGATCTTCATCAAGCAAAAGGTTATAACGCTTTCATTTATATTCCTGTCGGCTTTGTTGCCGAGCACCTTGAAGTGCTTTATGATAACGATTATGAATGTAAGGTTGTGACGGAAGAGATTGGTGCAGGCTACTATAGGCCGGATATGCCCAATGTTAAACCTGAATTCATCGATGCTTTGGCCACAATCATTTTAAACAGATTACAGGAAAAGTGA
- the hemE gene encoding uroporphyrinogen decarboxylase has translation MSKEITNDTFLKAARGEKTDHVPVWYMRQAGRSQPEYRKLKEKYSLFEITHQPELCAYVTRLPVEQYDVDAAILYKDIMTPLPAIGVDVEIKSGIGPVISNPIQSVSDVEKLGELNPEKDIPYVLDTIKLLTTEQLSVPLIGFSGAPFTIASYMIEGGPSKNYNKTKAFMYTEPKAWFALMDKLADMIIIYVKSQIKAGVKAIQIFDSWVGALNVEDYRVFIKPIMTRIFSSLREENVPLIMFGVGASHLALEWNDLPIDVVGLDWRLPITEARQMGIQKTVQGNLDPALLLSSWDVIEERTKRILDQGMEQDGYIFNLGHGVFPSVNPETLKRLTAFIHEYSSKMK, from the coding sequence ATGTCTAAGGAAATTACGAATGATACATTCTTAAAAGCTGCGAGAGGAGAGAAAACGGATCATGTGCCTGTTTGGTATATGCGTCAGGCCGGCCGTTCACAGCCGGAATACCGTAAATTGAAAGAGAAGTACTCACTTTTTGAAATTACTCATCAGCCGGAATTATGTGCTTATGTAACTAGATTGCCAGTCGAGCAATATGATGTAGACGCTGCGATTTTATATAAAGATATAATGACACCGCTACCAGCCATTGGTGTCGATGTTGAGATTAAGTCCGGAATCGGTCCAGTCATATCCAATCCGATCCAATCGGTGTCAGATGTTGAAAAATTAGGTGAATTGAACCCAGAGAAAGACATCCCATATGTGTTGGACACGATTAAATTATTGACCACGGAGCAATTGTCCGTTCCTTTGATCGGTTTCTCCGGGGCACCGTTCACCATTGCTTCATACATGATTGAAGGCGGCCCCTCCAAAAACTACAATAAGACGAAAGCTTTCATGTATACAGAGCCAAAGGCCTGGTTTGCATTAATGGATAAGCTAGCGGATATGATCATCATCTATGTCAAGTCGCAAATCAAAGCCGGCGTCAAAGCCATCCAAATCTTTGATTCCTGGGTGGGTGCTTTGAATGTTGAAGATTACCGCGTATTCATCAAGCCGATCATGACTCGTATCTTTTCATCATTGCGTGAAGAAAATGTACCGCTAATCATGTTCGGGGTCGGCGCAAGTCACTTGGCACTTGAGTGGAATGATCTTCCTATTGATGTAGTAGGGCTCGATTGGAGACTGCCAATTACAGAAGCGAGACAAATGGGAATCCAGAAAACGGTACAAGGTAATCTTGATCCTGCCCTGCTATTATCATCATGGGATGTTATAGAAGAACGGACGAAAAGGATCCTGGATCAGGGCATGGAACAGGACGGCTACATCTTTAATCTTGGACATGGGGTTTTCCCTTCCGTAAACCCGGAAACACTGAAGAGGCTGACCGCTTTCATTCATGAATATTCTTCAAAAATGAAATAA
- a CDS encoding ABC transporter permease, with translation MNSQNLWKERYLGYINETQKYLRYIFNGHLVFVMVLVLGGLAYYYSDWVKTLNSDFPAELIMALVLSIIVTRSPINTFLKEPDTVFLLPLETKLRSYFKNSLILSWVMQGFILLVVLIASIPMYSKVTGAGGKDLGIILVVLLILKFLNLTMRWLVLKYQDTSVSHWDSLIRFLLNGVILYFICSRANILFALITFLLLLGLYMYYRSATKGFVLKWERLVELENKRMNSFYRIANMFTDVPHLKGKVARRKWMDWLLSLIPYGDKSTYTYLYARTLLRSNDYVGLCFRLTIIGSVILSVFTNIWAHLIVTFMFLFMTALQLLPVWKAHEWKVWVSLYPLPAKMRESAVIKLISYFLLFEDLVFSLVLLVKGEWMSALAALAMGLVFIFGFKIYAAKKIKNF, from the coding sequence ATGAATAGTCAAAATCTCTGGAAGGAAAGATATTTAGGCTATATAAATGAAACGCAAAAATATCTTCGCTATATTTTTAATGGCCATCTTGTTTTTGTCATGGTATTGGTTCTTGGTGGTTTAGCTTATTATTACAGTGATTGGGTGAAGACGTTAAACAGTGATTTCCCTGCTGAATTGATCATGGCCTTAGTTTTATCGATCATTGTAACCAGAAGCCCGATAAATACTTTCTTGAAAGAACCCGATACGGTATTCCTGCTTCCGCTTGAAACGAAGTTGAGAAGCTATTTCAAGAATTCACTGATATTAAGTTGGGTCATGCAAGGCTTTATTCTTCTGGTTGTCCTGATTGCATCGATACCGATGTATTCGAAGGTTACGGGTGCAGGAGGTAAGGACCTTGGAATCATCCTGGTCGTTTTGCTTATTTTGAAGTTTTTGAATTTAACCATGCGCTGGCTGGTATTAAAATATCAGGATACATCAGTGAGCCATTGGGACTCTCTCATCCGCTTTTTACTTAATGGAGTGATTCTTTATTTCATCTGTTCAAGGGCAAATATACTGTTTGCACTTATAACCTTCTTATTGTTGTTAGGACTTTACATGTATTACCGAAGCGCAACTAAAGGTTTTGTGCTGAAGTGGGAACGGCTGGTGGAACTGGAAAACAAACGGATGAATTCTTTCTATCGAATAGCGAACATGTTTACTGATGTTCCTCATTTGAAAGGGAAGGTAGCGAGAAGGAAATGGATGGACTGGCTATTATCACTCATTCCGTATGGTGATAAATCAACTTATACCTATCTTTACGCCCGTACTCTTCTGCGATCCAATGATTATGTGGGCCTTTGTTTTCGTTTAACTATCATTGGATCCGTGATTTTAAGTGTATTCACTAACATATGGGCACATTTGATTGTAACGTTCATGTTCCTATTCATGACAGCCCTGCAACTGCTGCCGGTATGGAAGGCACATGAATGGAAAGTATGGGTCTCACTATATCCATTGCCAGCAAAAATGAGAGAATCCGCAGTCATAAAGCTAATTTCCTATTTCCTATTATTTGAGGACCTTGTCTTCAGTTTGGTCCTGCTAGTGAAAGGGGAATGGATGTCCGCTTTAGCCGCCTTGGCAATGGGGCTTGTTTTCATATTCGGTTTTAAAATTTATGCAGCAAAGAAAATAAAAAACTTTTAA
- a CDS encoding M20 family metallopeptidase, whose protein sequence is MIQQLHDLLDGSYEEMVSIRRYLHQHPELSFRETQTAAFIAGYYEKLGIEHRTNVGGNGVIAKVTGSKPGKTVALRADFDALPIQDEKEVPYKSSVPGVMHACGHDGHTATLLVLAKNLNELKDELEGEYIFIHQHAEEYAPGGAKPMIEAGCLDGVDVIFGTHLWATAPTGTVQYAYGPLMAAADRFEITIQGQGGHGAQPHKTRDAIVVGSQLVMALQQIVSRRLNPIDSAVITVGSFVADNAFNVIADKAKIIGTVRTFKEDVRSFISEEMERIVKGTCLAADCTYEYQYFQGYPPVIPHVEETKFLIESTESVKEVLITEEIDPDMTGEDFSYYLQNVKGTFFFTGARPKNEHTFPHHHPLFDIDENAMLIAAKILGTAAVTYHNKKQSSQMVNESLLR, encoded by the coding sequence ATGATACAGCAATTACACGATCTTCTAGATGGTTCATATGAAGAAATGGTTTCCATCCGGCGTTATCTTCATCAACACCCCGAGCTTTCTTTTCGAGAAACCCAAACGGCGGCCTTCATCGCTGGATATTATGAAAAACTTGGAATCGAACACCGGACGAATGTAGGCGGTAATGGGGTTATTGCCAAGGTCACAGGCAGTAAGCCTGGTAAAACCGTAGCATTGCGCGCCGATTTCGACGCCTTACCCATTCAAGATGAAAAAGAAGTTCCCTATAAATCTTCCGTACCCGGGGTAATGCATGCGTGTGGACACGATGGCCATACAGCGACACTCCTTGTCCTTGCAAAAAATCTGAATGAACTGAAGGATGAGCTCGAAGGTGAATATATATTTATCCACCAGCATGCTGAAGAATATGCTCCAGGGGGTGCCAAACCGATGATTGAGGCTGGCTGCCTTGATGGAGTGGATGTAATTTTCGGCACCCATTTATGGGCAACGGCCCCAACCGGAACAGTCCAATACGCTTATGGACCCCTTATGGCCGCTGCTGACCGTTTTGAAATCACCATTCAAGGGCAGGGCGGGCATGGAGCCCAGCCGCATAAAACCCGTGATGCAATCGTAGTCGGCTCTCAGCTCGTCATGGCCCTGCAGCAAATAGTGAGCCGCCGCCTAAACCCAATAGATTCTGCAGTCATTACCGTCGGTTCCTTTGTAGCAGATAATGCCTTTAACGTCATAGCAGATAAGGCTAAAATAATCGGGACAGTCCGTACATTCAAGGAAGATGTCCGTTCATTCATTAGCGAGGAAATGGAGCGGATTGTTAAAGGAACCTGCCTAGCTGCGGACTGCACCTATGAATATCAATACTTTCAAGGTTATCCACCTGTTATTCCACATGTTGAGGAAACTAAATTCCTCATCGAAAGCACTGAGTCAGTCAAGGAAGTTTTGATTACAGAGGAAATTGACCCGGATATGACAGGTGAAGATTTTTCTTATTATTTACAAAATGTAAAAGGTACATTCTTCTTTACGGGAGCCAGGCCAAAAAATGAACATACATTTCCGCATCATCATCCTTTGTTTGACATTGATGAAAATGCGATGCTCATTGCAGCCAAAATATTAGGCACTGCAGCGGTAACCTATCACAATAAGAAACAATCATCCCAAATGGTGAATGAATCTTTATTGCGGTAA